In Bacteroidales bacterium, one genomic interval encodes:
- a CDS encoding nucleotidyltransferase, with protein sequence MSKPTLLILAAGMGSRYGGLKQIDKIGPSGEAIIDYSIYDAIRSGFGKVVLVIRKELEADFREFFGNKLDGKIDLRYVYQELENLPDGIAAPPDRKKPWGTAHAVLVADEAINEPFMAINADDFYSLEAYKAVASHFAVNADHTRHAMVGYQLRLTLSEFGTVSRGVCNYSRDLLLKSISEITNIERRSQEIGYDAPEKGWTVLDGQTFVSMNAWGFYPGIFKIFREGFTRFINKAKDDPKAEYYIARPLVEMMEQKLGSIQILKSDAQWFGVTYREDKESAKEMITRLVASGVYPENLWK encoded by the coding sequence ATGAGTAAACCAACCTTGTTAATCCTCGCGGCTGGCATGGGTAGTCGCTACGGTGGGCTGAAACAAATTGACAAAATCGGTCCATCGGGTGAAGCAATCATTGATTATTCGATTTATGACGCCATCAGATCAGGATTCGGAAAAGTGGTTTTAGTCATCCGAAAAGAGCTCGAAGCTGATTTCAGGGAGTTTTTCGGAAACAAACTGGATGGCAAAATTGACCTCCGGTATGTTTACCAGGAATTGGAAAATTTGCCGGACGGAATAGCTGCACCCCCCGATCGTAAAAAGCCCTGGGGAACTGCTCATGCCGTACTTGTGGCTGATGAAGCAATCAACGAGCCTTTCATGGCCATCAATGCCGACGATTTTTACAGCCTGGAAGCATACAAAGCTGTTGCATCACATTTTGCTGTGAATGCTGACCACACACGACATGCAATGGTTGGGTACCAGCTTCGGTTGACGCTCTCCGAGTTTGGTACTGTCTCACGCGGCGTTTGCAACTATTCCCGTGATCTGTTGTTGAAGAGCATTTCCGAGATAACTAATATTGAAAGGAGATCACAAGAAATTGGATACGATGCTCCTGAAAAAGGATGGACAGTCCTCGATGGGCAAACCTTCGTTTCGATGAATGCCTGGGGTTTTTATCCGGGAATTTTTAAAATTTTCAGGGAGGGGTTTACCCGTTTCATTAATAAGGCTAAAGATGACCCAAAAGCTGAGTACTACATTGCAAGACCGTTGGTGGAAATGATGGAGCAAAAACTTGGCTCAATTCAAATCCTGAAGTCAGATGCCCAATGGTTTGGCGTTACTTACCGCGAAGACAAAGAGTCGGCAAAGGAGATGATCACGCGTCTTGTAGCTTCCGGGGTTTATCCTGAAAATTTGTGGAAATAG
- a CDS encoding aminoglycoside phosphotransferase family protein, whose protein sequence is MPQSNFNFDIHSIIRQFAITGHPISLIPTGEGHINDTFLVETEADDEEDYILQRVNHKIFTDVPGLMKNILRVTEHINLKYNCDPGKYALQAPRLIPTIAHQNYHRDESGNYWRCYNYLPHYAPKELTANQALEGGRAIGKFQAILADLPGGALHITIPDFHNVKMRLENLKKVLAQNPADRASMVEKELNMILMREEEMYRIFLLEKAGKIPVRITHNDTKFNNLLFNENGQAISIIDLDTVMNGSVLYDFGDAVRTLCNTAAEDEADLTKVDFDILLFHHFAHGYLRETHTMLNVTELKHLAFSCKLLTYIMAVRFMTDYLAGDVYFKIRHSQHNLDRARNQLKLLDCMERDFAKMETTIRKYSTD, encoded by the coding sequence ATGCCGCAGTCGAACTTTAACTTTGATATCCATTCGATTATCCGCCAGTTTGCCATTACAGGCCATCCAATCTCTTTGATCCCGACTGGCGAGGGGCACATCAACGACACTTTCCTGGTTGAAACAGAAGCGGATGATGAAGAGGATTATATCCTTCAGCGGGTAAATCATAAGATTTTTACAGATGTACCAGGTCTGATGAAAAATATTCTCAGGGTCACCGAACACATAAACCTGAAATATAATTGCGATCCTGGTAAATATGCTCTTCAGGCGCCCCGTTTGATCCCAACCATTGCACACCAAAATTACCATCGGGATGAATCCGGTAATTACTGGCGCTGCTATAATTATCTGCCCCATTATGCACCAAAAGAGTTAACTGCAAACCAGGCCCTTGAAGGGGGAAGAGCAATTGGGAAGTTCCAGGCCATACTTGCCGATTTGCCTGGTGGTGCATTACACATAACCATTCCTGATTTTCACAATGTAAAAATGCGGCTTGAAAATCTGAAAAAGGTGTTGGCGCAAAACCCGGCTGATCGTGCAAGCATGGTTGAAAAGGAACTGAATATGATTTTAATGCGGGAAGAAGAGATGTACCGGATTTTCCTGCTCGAAAAAGCGGGGAAAATCCCTGTAAGGATCACCCATAATGATACCAAATTTAATAATCTACTTTTTAACGAAAATGGCCAGGCCATCAGTATCATAGATCTTGATACGGTGATGAACGGGAGTGTGTTATATGACTTTGGGGATGCCGTGCGAACACTTTGCAATACCGCTGCAGAAGACGAGGCTGATTTGACAAAAGTGGATTTTGATATTCTGCTATTCCACCATTTTGCTCATGGTTATCTTCGCGAAACCCATACTATGCTCAATGTTACAGAATTAAAACATCTGGCCTTCTCCTGCAAACTTCTTACCTATATAATGGCTGTCAGGTTTATGACAGATTACCTTGCCGGTGATGTTTATTTTAAAATCAGGCACTCACAGCACAACCTTGATCGGGCCAGAAATCAACTGAAGTTGCTTGATTGTATGGAAAGAGATTTTGCTAAAATGGAGACGACGATCAGGAAATATTCAACAGATTAA
- a CDS encoding T9SS type A sorting domain-containing protein: MKKKSYRDEFISWRIQSILIALFLVIFLPVFTSAQDAEISITGVETSDIDLQEDPEGMWEIIRNELNAEQRDGQGFPPIWDVPVNTGTIHGYIINLAANPRINEIPLQYGDYIGGFYLRNGERICGGARMWTGTENVICTLFGDDNTTTIKDGFSGGELIEFRFFLQETQKEYVVSIMSYYVATGYVTNGRWYPTSLSMVMNMKAVKAMDFYISTSENPICINNQVTLSANEFIGTGGPYTFLWSSNPPGFDHTVQNPPPVSLDVTTSFLLTVTDPVNTSVHQISVMVNDYPTASAGNDGEICANETFEVTGVSTNALNVQWSTSGDGTFANPSQASTVYTPGELDKNSGSVVLTFEAEPYSPCSVDESDDLTLSIYPLPSVIAGEDMSACGNETVILNATSTNYGLIQWTTSGSGTFSNPTSLTTQYIPSANDITNGVTLTICVNAISPCVYLVCDQLNISYLPGPTVASSSIIRRCEGQTFNLNGSASNNSGVLWTTQGDGTFANPNVIQTVYTPGPQDVANSGTVVTLNSLPIPPCDIPATKNVNLFIQQLPKVITFGPNTDFACKDSYLQLNAVAQEYTSVAWTRIGDGTFSASNILNPKYFPGPNDIANGSFTLILTLGPKQYCSVGTTENKTVQIIDNPTVGISTVSNQLVCAEPPFQVQGQANSYQSVLWSTAGDGSFGNQNALSTSYTPGPTDISSGSNIQLTLVAAPIAPCQVSAEDFIYVSFRQPPTANAGNNATICENQTYQLSGSAVSYSSVLWQSNGTGSFSNTAILQPVYTPSNQDAMNGGVILTLTSNPISPCAVSASDQMVLTIQRLSSANAGTDATICENQTHTLNGSALRYTSLLWTTSGTGTFSNTGVLNPVYTLSAADKLAGSLTLTLTSQPLSPCSVSASDQMTLNIKQLSTANAGADATICEDATYSLNGSAQRYSTLLWTTSGTGSFSNNGILNPVYTASTGDKLSGSVQLTLTSQPVSPCVVTATDQMTLTIQRLSTANAGSDATICENQTHTLNGSAQRYSSVLWTTSGTGTFSNSGILNPVYTPSAADKLAGSLTLTLTTQPLTPCAVAATDQKALTIQRLSTANAGLDATICEDATYLLDGQAERYSAVLWTSSGTGAFSNSAILNPVYTPSAADKLAGSLTLTLTSQPLSPCSVSASDQMVLSIQQLSTANAGTDATICENATYTLDGQAVRYSAVQWTSSGTGTFSNIGILNPVYTPSAADKLAGSLTLTLTSQPLSPCSVSASDQMTLNIQRLSTANAGLDAAICENQTYSLSGQAERYSAVLWTSSGTGTFSNSGILNPVYTPSAADKLSGSLTLTLTSQPLSPCSVSASDQMTLSIQRLSTANAGLDDVICENQTYSLSGQAERYSAVQWTSSGTGTFSNSGILNPVYTPSTGDKLSGSVQLTLTSQPVSPCAVSASDQMTLTIQRLSTANAGLDATICENQTHALNGAAQRYSTLVWTTSGTGSFSNSGILNPVYTPSVEDKLAGSLTLTLITQPISPCAVAASDHKVLTIQRLSTANAGLDATICEDATYLLDGQAERYSAVLWTSSGTGTFSNSSILNPIYTPSAADKLAGLLTLTLTSQPLSPCSVSASDQMTLNIQQLATANAGIDATICENQTHTLNGSAQRYSTLLWTTSGTGSFSNSGILSPIYTPSTGDKLAGAITLTMTAQPVSPCTVSTSDQVTLTIQRLSTANAGLDATICENQTFTLNAAAQRYSTLLWTTSGTGSFSNSGILNPVYTPSTGDKLAGAITLTLTAQPVSPCVVSASDQMTLTIQRLSTANAGLDATICENQTHTLNGAAQRYSTLLWTTSGTGTFSNSGILNPVYTPSAADKLAGSLTLTLTTQPLSPCAVSATDQKVLNIQRLSSANAGQDALFCGDEPYQLAGQAIHYSSVLWETSGSGTFSSNAILNPTYTPSQADQMAGFINLTLTAVPVSPCAISASDQMTLIIDILEVQNDLVINQEVYVGNALELSFEVLSYSAGNYSWFFNGTLIENATGSTFEILQITPADAGYYQSVFTNNCGTVSSNEALVEVLQTSTHQVILPEGWCGISSYVTPVNPAMEDIFSDILENLILISDNYGIYWPGQNINTLGDWSVTKGYKIKMETINLLNIEGNIRYPIATLSAPFGWSYLPVNSPCAVDVAEQFSANPSVCMIKDIAGTGIYWPEYGVNTLQELLPGKAYEIYNNSDIPFTVRYPMCESLPLEPGFKVGQSEIIHPWNKVHKTPSSHIFGFTNSAISVFEPGDLIGIFTQDNICAGVTQFDNHSEMNVLTAFITDHSESQITGFVEGELVSFKLFRPSTNQEFSLDVNYAAQSLNNGVFVSNGISLINKIELTTTSIDNDIPGGEDFSMEIFPNPTTGLVNVSFSSEKQMIGEVTILNATGQVILKGEIDHNDDLTVKSYDLTGHPAGVYYIRIVADKVLKNEKIILR; this comes from the coding sequence ATGAAAAAGAAAAGTTACCGAGATGAATTTATCAGTTGGAGAATTCAATCGATTCTTATTGCTCTTTTTTTAGTTATTTTTTTACCAGTTTTCACCAGCGCCCAGGATGCTGAAATCAGTATAACCGGGGTTGAAACTTCAGATATTGACTTGCAGGAGGACCCTGAAGGGATGTGGGAAATCATCCGAAACGAATTGAATGCAGAGCAAAGAGACGGACAGGGTTTTCCCCCGATTTGGGATGTACCTGTAAACACCGGAACCATACACGGTTATATCATTAACCTGGCAGCCAATCCGCGAATTAATGAAATTCCACTGCAGTATGGCGACTATATCGGAGGGTTTTATCTTCGCAATGGAGAAAGAATTTGTGGTGGCGCAAGGATGTGGACCGGAACGGAAAATGTAATTTGTACCCTTTTTGGTGATGACAATACCACTACAATAAAGGATGGATTCTCAGGAGGTGAATTGATTGAGTTCAGATTTTTCCTGCAGGAGACACAAAAAGAGTATGTGGTTTCAATCATGTCCTATTATGTTGCAACAGGTTATGTAACCAATGGAAGGTGGTACCCTACTTCACTATCGATGGTGATGAATATGAAGGCTGTTAAAGCCATGGATTTTTATATCAGCACCTCTGAAAATCCGATCTGCATCAATAACCAGGTTACCCTAAGCGCCAACGAATTCATCGGCACCGGGGGGCCTTACACTTTTTTATGGTCTTCCAATCCTCCGGGATTTGATCACACTGTTCAGAATCCACCACCTGTTTCACTTGATGTGACAACCAGTTTTCTGCTTACCGTAACTGATCCCGTAAATACTTCCGTGCATCAAATCTCTGTAATGGTAAATGATTATCCCACAGCTTCGGCAGGTAACGATGGTGAGATTTGTGCTAATGAAACCTTTGAGGTTACCGGTGTATCGACAAATGCACTCAATGTCCAATGGAGTACCAGTGGTGACGGTACTTTTGCAAATCCTTCACAGGCCAGTACTGTTTATACACCCGGAGAGCTTGATAAAAACAGCGGGTCTGTGGTGCTAACCTTTGAAGCAGAGCCATACAGCCCCTGCTCGGTTGATGAATCCGATGATTTAACACTTTCCATTTACCCTTTACCCTCAGTCATTGCGGGAGAAGATATGAGTGCATGCGGAAATGAAACTGTGATCTTAAATGCAACCTCCACCAATTATGGACTTATACAATGGACAACAAGTGGTTCGGGTACCTTTAGTAACCCAACTTCATTGACTACACAATATATTCCTTCAGCCAATGACATTACCAATGGTGTAACACTTACGATCTGTGTTAATGCAATCAGCCCCTGTGTTTATCTGGTTTGTGACCAACTTAATATTTCTTATTTACCCGGCCCGACTGTTGCTTCATCAAGTATTATCCGCAGGTGTGAAGGACAAACTTTTAATCTGAACGGAAGTGCATCCAACAATTCCGGAGTGCTTTGGACAACACAGGGTGACGGTACATTTGCCAATCCAAATGTGATTCAGACCGTTTACACTCCAGGGCCACAGGACGTAGCAAATAGCGGTACGGTTGTTACATTAAATTCTCTGCCTATTCCGCCATGTGATATCCCGGCGACGAAAAATGTTAATCTTTTCATCCAACAGCTTCCAAAGGTTATCACCTTTGGGCCGAACACGGATTTTGCCTGTAAAGACAGCTATTTGCAACTGAATGCTGTTGCTCAGGAATACACTTCAGTTGCATGGACAAGGATTGGAGATGGTACGTTCAGTGCGTCCAATATCCTCAATCCAAAATATTTCCCGGGACCAAATGATATTGCAAATGGGAGTTTTACGCTGATTCTCACTTTAGGCCCAAAGCAATATTGTTCGGTAGGAACTACTGAAAATAAGACCGTTCAGATCATAGACAACCCGACTGTCGGGATATCCACAGTTTCAAATCAGCTTGTTTGTGCAGAGCCACCATTCCAGGTACAGGGCCAGGCAAATTCGTACCAGAGTGTTTTATGGAGTACAGCGGGAGACGGCAGTTTTGGAAATCAGAATGCACTAAGTACATCTTATACTCCAGGACCAACAGATATTTCGTCAGGTTCAAACATTCAACTGACCCTGGTTGCAGCCCCCATTGCACCTTGTCAGGTATCTGCTGAAGATTTTATATACGTAAGTTTCAGGCAACCACCAACTGCCAATGCAGGAAATAATGCCACGATTTGTGAAAATCAGACTTATCAGTTAAGCGGCTCGGCTGTTTCCTACAGTTCAGTGCTATGGCAATCCAACGGCACTGGTAGCTTTAGCAACACTGCTATATTGCAACCGGTTTACACTCCGTCAAACCAGGATGCAATGAATGGAGGTGTGATTCTCACTTTAACCAGCAATCCAATTTCTCCCTGTGCTGTTTCAGCCTCAGACCAAATGGTTTTAACCATTCAACGACTTTCATCAGCCAATGCAGGAACTGATGCCACTATTTGTGAAAACCAAACCCATACTTTGAATGGATCAGCATTAAGGTACACCTCACTGCTCTGGACGACCTCAGGCACCGGAACGTTCAGTAACACTGGGGTACTTAATCCTGTTTACACACTCAGTGCTGCAGATAAACTTGCAGGATCGCTGACGCTAACATTGACTTCCCAGCCTTTGTCACCCTGCTCGGTATCGGCTTCAGACCAGATGACCTTAAACATTAAGCAACTATCGACAGCCAATGCCGGCGCCGATGCTACCATTTGTGAAGATGCAACTTATTCATTAAACGGTTCGGCACAGAGATATTCAACATTGCTTTGGACTACTTCGGGAACAGGCTCTTTCAGTAACAATGGAATCCTCAACCCGGTTTACACTGCCAGCACCGGTGATAAGCTTTCTGGCTCAGTACAATTAACCCTGACCTCTCAGCCCGTTTCTCCCTGTGTAGTTACTGCTACAGATCAGATGACCCTTACCATTCAGCGGCTTTCGACAGCCAATGCCGGATCAGATGCCACCATTTGTGAAAATCAAACCCACACATTAAATGGGTCAGCGCAGCGGTATTCATCAGTGCTTTGGACTACTTCGGGAACCGGGACATTTAGTAACAGCGGAATCCTCAACCCTGTGTACACGCCAAGTGCCGCTGATAAACTTGCAGGATCGCTCACTTTAACGTTAACCACTCAACCGCTAACGCCTTGTGCTGTTGCAGCTACAGATCAGAAGGCGCTGACTATTCAACGACTTTCCACTGCCAATGCAGGGCTTGACGCCACGATTTGTGAAGATGCCACATATTTATTAGATGGCCAGGCTGAAAGGTATTCAGCGGTGCTTTGGACAAGCTCCGGTACGGGAGCGTTCAGCAACAGCGCCATCCTTAATCCGGTTTACACACCAAGTGCCGCAGATAAACTTGCGGGATCGCTGACGTTAACACTGACATCACAGCCTTTATCACCCTGCTCGGTCTCGGCTTCAGACCAGATGGTACTAAGCATCCAACAGCTTTCGACTGCTAACGCGGGAACAGATGCCACTATTTGTGAAAATGCAACTTATACATTGGATGGACAGGCTGTAAGGTATTCGGCAGTGCAATGGACAAGCTCTGGTACAGGAACCTTCAGTAATATCGGAATCCTCAACCCGGTTTACACACCAAGTGCTGCTGATAAACTTGCAGGATCACTGACGTTAACCTTGACGTCACAACCTTTGTCACCCTGCTCGGTTTCGGCCTCAGATCAGATGACCTTAAACATACAGCGGCTTTCAACAGCCAATGCCGGGCTAGATGCCGCCATTTGCGAAAATCAGACCTATTCACTCAGCGGTCAGGCCGAAAGGTATTCGGCAGTGCTGTGGACAAGTTCTGGGACAGGAACCTTCAGCAACAGCGGAATCCTCAACCCGGTTTACACACCTAGTGCTGCAGATAAACTTTCAGGATCACTTACATTAACCTTGACTTCACAGCCGTTGTCGCCCTGTTCGGTTTCGGCTTCAGACCAGATGACCTTAAGCATTCAGCGGCTTTCAACAGCCAATGCCGGGTTAGATGACGTCATTTGCGAAAATCAAACCTATTCACTAAGCGGCCAGGCCGAAAGGTATTCGGCTGTTCAGTGGACAAGTTCTGGCACAGGAACCTTCAGTAACAGCGGAATCCTCAATCCGGTTTACACTCCCAGCACCGGCGATAAATTGTCTGGCTCAGTACAATTAACACTGACCTCTCAGCCCGTTTCTCCATGTGCAGTTTCTGCATCAGATCAGATGACCCTGACCATTCAGCGGCTTTCAACAGCCAATGCCGGGTTAGATGCCACCATTTGCGAAAATCAAACCCATGCTTTGAATGGTGCTGCGCAGAGATATTCAACATTGGTTTGGACTACTTCGGGAACCGGCTCATTTAGTAACAGCGGAATCCTCAACCCGGTGTACACGCCAAGTGTCGAAGATAAACTTGCAGGATCGCTTACTTTAACCTTAATCACTCAACCAATTTCACCATGTGCTGTTGCAGCTTCAGATCATAAGGTGTTGACTATTCAACGGCTTTCCACTGCTAATGCAGGGCTTGACGCCACAATCTGTGAAGATGCCACCTATTTATTAGATGGCCAGGCTGAAAGGTATTCAGCAGTGCTTTGGACAAGTTCTGGCACAGGAACGTTCAGCAACAGCTCAATCCTCAACCCGATTTACACGCCAAGTGCTGCTGATAAACTTGCAGGATTGCTGACGTTAACTTTGACGTCCCAGCCTTTGTCACCCTGCTCAGTTTCAGCCTCAGATCAGATGACATTAAACATTCAGCAGCTTGCTACAGCCAATGCAGGGATAGATGCCACCATTTGCGAAAATCAAACCCATACATTAAACGGTTCGGCACAGAGATATTCAACATTGCTTTGGACTACTTCGGGAACCGGCTCTTTCAGTAACAGCGGTATCCTCAGCCCGATTTACACTCCCAGCACTGGTGATAAACTTGCAGGCGCAATAACATTAACTATGACAGCCCAGCCTGTTTCTCCATGTACTGTTTCTACATCAGACCAGGTGACTTTAACCATTCAGCGGCTTTCAACAGCCAACGCCGGGTTGGATGCCACCATTTGTGAAAATCAAACCTTCACACTGAACGCTGCAGCACAGAGATATTCAACATTGCTGTGGACTACCTCGGGAACCGGCTCTTTCAGTAACAGTGGAATCCTCAACCCGGTTTATACTCCCAGCACTGGTGATAAACTTGCAGGTGCAATAACATTAACACTGACAGCCCAGCCTGTTTCTCCATGTGTTGTTTCTGCATCAGATCAGATGACCTTAACCATACAGCGGCTTTCGACAGCAAATGCCGGATTAGATGCCACCATTTGTGAAAATCAAACCCATACATTAAACGGTGCGGCGCAGAGATATTCAACATTGCTTTGGACTACTTCGGGAACCGGCACATTTAGTAACAGTGGAATCCTAAATCCAGTTTACACACCAAGTGCCGCTGATAAACTTGCAGGATCGCTCACTTTAACGTTAACCACTCAGCCACTTTCGCCTTGTGCTGTTTCGGCTACAGATCAAAAAGTATTGAATATTCAACGGCTTTCTTCTGCAAATGCAGGACAAGATGCGCTATTTTGCGGAGATGAGCCCTATCAACTTGCAGGGCAAGCGATACACTATTCATCAGTACTTTGGGAAACCTCCGGATCCGGGACTTTCAGCAGTAATGCCATTCTCAACCCAACCTACACTCCAAGCCAGGCCGATCAAATGGCGGGTTTTATAAACCTAACCCTAACAGCAGTGCCTGTGTCACCATGCGCGATATCTGCTTCCGACCAAATGACGCTGATTATTGACATTCTTGAAGTTCAAAACGACCTGGTGATAAATCAGGAAGTTTATGTCGGAAATGCACTCGAACTATCGTTTGAAGTATTAAGCTACAGTGCAGGAAATTATTCATGGTTCTTCAATGGCACACTGATCGAAAATGCAACAGGATCTACCTTTGAAATCTTACAGATCACTCCTGCAGATGCAGGTTATTACCAAAGCGTGTTCACCAATAACTGCGGAACGGTTTCAAGTAATGAAGCCCTGGTTGAAGTATTGCAAACTTCAACGCACCAGGTAATCCTTCCGGAAGGATGGTGCGGTATTTCATCTTATGTTACCCCCGTAAACCCGGCAATGGAAGATATATTCAGTGACATCTTAGAAAACCTGATACTCATTTCGGATAATTACGGGATTTACTGGCCAGGTCAGAATATAAACACGCTGGGCGACTGGTCAGTTACAAAAGGTTATAAAATCAAAATGGAAACCATCAACCTGCTAAACATTGAGGGAAATATCCGCTATCCGATAGCCACTTTAAGTGCTCCTTTCGGCTGGTCATACCTGCCTGTAAACTCGCCATGCGCAGTTGATGTAGCTGAGCAATTCAGCGCGAACCCATCTGTTTGTATGATCAAGGATATCGCCGGAACTGGAATTTATTGGCCGGAATATGGTGTAAATACTTTACAAGAACTTTTACCTGGCAAAGCATACGAGATCTATAACAATTCGGACATCCCATTTACAGTCAGGTACCCGATGTGTGAGTCTCTGCCCTTAGAACCAGGGTTCAAGGTGGGTCAATCAGAGATCATCCATCCATGGAACAAAGTTCACAAAACACCATCCAGTCATATTTTCGGGTTTACCAATTCAGCGATTTCCGTTTTCGAACCGGGTGATTTGATCGGCATTTTTACACAGGATAATATCTGTGCAGGTGTAACTCAGTTTGACAATCATTCAGAGATGAATGTTTTAACTGCTTTTATAACTGATCATTCTGAAAGTCAGATCACCGGATTTGTTGAAGGTGAACTTGTTTCGTTTAAATTGTTCAGACCATCCACAAACCAGGAATTCTCCCTCGATGTAAATTATGCAGCCCAATCTTTAAACAACGGGGTTTTTGTATCAAATGGAATTTCGTTAATCAACAAAATTGAATTGACGACTACAAGTATTGACAATGATATTCCTGGTGGTGAAGATTTTTCAATGGAAATATTCCCCAATCCCACTACAGGACTTGTAAACGTAAGTTTCTCGTCTGAAAAACAAATGATTGGAGAAGTGACTATTTTAAATGCAACAGGGCAGGTGATTTTGAAAGGTGAAATTGATCACAACGATGACCTGACAGTGAAGAGTTACGACCTGACCGGTCATCCGGCAGGTGTTTATTACATTCGAATTGTTGCTGACAAAGTCTTGAAAAACGAAAAGATCATATTGAGATAA